A genomic window from Pecten maximus chromosome 6, xPecMax1.1, whole genome shotgun sequence includes:
- the LOC117329267 gene encoding uncharacterized protein LOC117329267, with protein MEQGRTMINWIGKHEEKMDRIELERSLKPLSFTFKSNDFKKETTEEKVDALIDKVLTDAVNKKVGIIVVMISSHGEEVLEQSENNKNKNILRHRILLEDKCLYTDDLLKKFETKKQLKGIPKLFFIQACRSRVTADREDRVDKGVELLVAASGTENGEITKLIKTDRSLPDARPRNLNKLQKPAVQSGPPVKPEDTKPHMDESEVRNKKTDQIQTRPNVEQTIHEADAGSRKPPDETTVEPIPQVEEEIPSISCIEDSLVMFASAPGKEAYRLSYKGGWLMKTLCESLKDWKSNPDQDLLQVLTGVIGKLAIEKETDEGYKSAACFTHMLTKDIYLCPGK; from the exons ATGGAACAGGGACGTACGATGATCAACTGGATAGGGAAACATGAAGAAAAAATGGATAGAATAGAGTTAGAGAGATCTTTGAAACCTTTAAGCTTTACATTCAAAAGCAACGACTTTAAAAAGGAAACAACAGAAGAAAAAGTTGATGCACTCATAGATAAAG taTTGACAGATGCAGTAAACAAAAAGGTTGGAATCATTGTTGTCATGATAAGCTCACACGGAGAGGAAGTCTTAGAGCagagtgaaaacaacaaaaataaaaatatacttCGACATCGCATTCTGTTGGAAGACAAATGTTTGTACACAGACGACCTTCTGAAAAAGTTTGAAACGAAGAAGCAATTAAAAGGCATCCctaagttattttttattcaa GCTTGTCGGTCTCGAGTAACTGCTGACAGGGAAGACAGGGTAGATAAAGGAGTGGAACTTTTGGTAGCAG CATCTGGAACAGAGAATGGTGAGATAACAAAGCTGATCAAAACAGATAGGAGTTTGCCTGACGCCAGGCCAAGGAATTTGAAT AAACTGCAAAAACCGGCCGTTCAAAGTGGACCTCCAGTAAAACCAGAAGACACCAAGCCGCACATGGATGAATCTGAAGTGAGAAACAAGAAAACAGACCAAATACAAACCAGACCTAATGTGGAGCAGACAATACATGAGGCTGACGCCGGGTCAAGAAAACCTCCTGATGAGACAACTGTTGAGCCTATTCCACAGGTGGAAGAAGAAATCCCGTCTATATCTTGTATTGAAGACAGTTTAGTCATGTTCGCATCAGCTCCAG GAAAAGAGGCGTACAGACTTTCCTATAAAGGTGGATGGCTGATGAAGACATTGTGTGAAAGTCTGAAAGATTGGAAGTCAAATCCTGACCAGGacttattacag GTGCTGACCGGAGTCATTGGTAAATTGGCGATTGAAAAGGAGACGGATGAAGGATATAAGTCGGCAGCATGTTTTACCCACATGTTAACAAAGGACATCTATCTCTGTCCGGGGAAATAA